The segment AGAGACCAAACGGGAATAAATGCAGATAAAAATTATAAAGTTTTCTCCGGGAATTTTTAATTCCGTCATCAAATTTCCTTGGCCTCTAATAACGTCCCGCTTTCTGGAGTTTCGTTGAATGTTATCAATGTGTGTGTTACCATCATCTAAAAAGCcatccccaagtaacaattttaagttttattacgttccactagtggttttcatgaccaattccataaaaccgctaataaaactatgagctccaccagaactttctgatgaccgctataaaactgccttccgaccaagtggcccactcttcgggaggttttcataacctttataagaatcaggtcataagctgaagtagtcttatcacgctctgctgaaagcagcatgtaaaaccgattatgctatTCGCTGCTTTAAtgctaccgccataatttattAAAAGCTTTTcactacaaagctataaagcatacagttTTCTGAAAAGCTAAGTCCGTCCGCcaactttgttaacttgaaaatatatcagtgagcagaaaagttaaaattttactgtcagatcatcctgatcgatttgtttTGCAGCGACCATAATACAATACCCCATTAGTTAATTATTCTATTTTAGCAGTTTGTATTGATTTGCAGCACATGCGCTTAAAATTTTATCatgcatattgacatgataggTGGATTAACGCGCAttatgcaattttcgaaaactggccgttttaacaaaataaatatattcagtcaaTCAGTGTCAATTTCTACCAAAATcaatttagttgcttcctgtgacagaagATCGCAGGACAAtagtgagacttcagaagaggcagaagtcgcttttggagacactctttcaaatacaccggtTCATCATGGTATTACGAAAGGCGTACTTCGCTGTCCACAtaaacaaattgcttgccaaatccaGAATTTCTTGTCGAACTTCGATATCTTTAGTTTTTGGAGGTTCTCTGgaccatcaaacttatcctttgcagtgaaatacaatgcactttgaactttctccatGCTAAATTTCCATTAATTTGGCCCAACgattcaaaagttatagcaattggagagtgttgcaattttaccgtggacacctttTAGATTCAATTATAAATTGCTTCAATTTGCGAATTCCTTAGCTTGGTAAAAAGTGATTACGAACCTAGTAAGCGTTGGTTCAATAAGTCTTCCTTATTTAATTTTGCACTTTTTCCTCTTCCAGTCTTATCACACTTTAGGATACTGCAAAACACCTttcatttcattactttcttcaacTATTATCTCCGTCTATTTGACAaactaaaagcaaagcaaatcttggttctacattccgttttcgaagctTGACTTTCTATTTTATtccacagacttcgcagctgttagagtacaggacgatTGCGAGActagtgctacgattctattgactgttttgacgtaggactacgtcttccgGCAAGTTTTGGCTAGATAGCGTGTCATTCCAAGAAATCTTTCTcggaaagtggtcaggttttgaatacTAATAGCTTGGCAATTTcctaatcgattttcaatatttttgcaccaatcgatcgaaacaTCTTGTACGCcctgacccaaatgaagaacactATTAATTtgtaagtgtacactattgaaagtaatcaagcattgtccaactagaaatcttcgcatcctgattggttggaaaaagtGTCATGaaaatttgaacgtgttttttcacaaaaaagtgacaaaagctccccgtcccaacaggtcgaagattttttacgatgTTTATACCAATAAtcaataccaatttgatatttgtgcttgggaagtacgccagagtgcaaaaccaccccttttcttaaACCGATGTTGTCGTTTGGACATTTAACCTAGCCCAATTGAATATTCTGAAAGTCAACCATTTTGTTAAAGCATAAAACcttcccttttcttcaaccgagtttatctttaaacattgaatctagtcctaatggatgtcctgaaagtgaaacgacaAAGAAAAGTGAGCTCTTTTCCTTTttccagattgcatccatataggtactgcaagattttgttcaaaactgttgtcttacaagaAAATAGGGCTGAAGGGACAAATCACACCTTTCATCCACTTCTCCGGTTTTTCTCCTTCCAActgcttgaaattatccagtcgTGTGCCGTTGctaatgttttacctttgttatacaatataacaaaggtttaggaattggtcgaaaaacacgaagtcgatctgaggcccggagggccgtgtcacatataccaatcgatcaggttcgacgaatgagcaatgtgtgtgtgtgtgtgtgtgtgtgtgtgtgtgtgtgtgtgtgtgtgtgtgtgtgtgtgtgtgtgtgtgtgtgtgtgtgtgtgtgtgtgtgtgtgtgtgtgtgtgtgtgtgtgtgtgtgtgtgtgtgtgtgtgtgtgtgtgtgtgtgtgtgtgtgtgtgtgtgtgtgtgtgtgtgtgtgtgtgtgtgtgtgtgtgtgtgtgcgtgtgtgtgtgtgttcgtgtgtgtgttcgtgtgtgtgtgtgtgtgtgtgtgtgtgtgtgtgtgtgttcgtgtgtgtgtgtgtgttcgtgtgtgtgtgtgtgtgttcgtgtgtgtgtgtgtgttcgtgtgtgtgtgtgtgtgtgtgtgtgtgtgtgtgtgtgtgtgtgtgtgtgtgtgtgtgtgtgtgtgtgtgtgtgtgtgtgtgtgtgtgtgtgtatgtgtgtatgtgtgtgcgcttcaattttcaatcgcctatttctcggagatggctgaaccgattcgtctgctataacttttatttgaaaggtattttttcgtagtatatcactattaaatggttttgtggtctgacttttagtttaaaagttataagcaaaaatgtgaaaattacgtgacacgattttctccggaaccacataaccaatTTCATcggtcttagtaccaaataaaagctcttactattgctaaacttcacgccaatttttattgaaaacaaacaagtggtttaaaagttatgcttaaaaaaccagttttgaccaggttcaaatgatcgcctgtttctcagagatggccaaaccgatttacgtgctattagtttcatttggcaggtaatatagccggatagatcactattgaatggttttttgattagatgtttaatttgaaagttatgagtaattcaatacaccacaccaaaattaacaataatttataatgattttaacctaaATAAcctaaataacctaatttcaattattttaatatcaaacgagaggttttcacactacgaatatatatgcaaaatttcataagaataggttttaccggtcaaaagatattaaccctcgaacactcgcgccaacttttataacacagttacttgcgcgcacaatagcccaaaccaaacaaaacgtgcgcactagagttttgactaggaaaacttggttttaagtttatcgaacctttggaagagtttcgtgaaattgaaagctctatcgtctggtagaatttgaattttgattaatccccctaaaagtgaaataaaaaaattattttccttcagtttcaatataacacattgatgtgttctgcaaagttttagagcatattattacaagaaattttgctgaagacagtaaccttctatctcttcaacgaagagatcttatttattgtatatgaatttgaaaaatcagtttttctattttagctctttttgtaattgttgtatgactttttcatgtattacaaagttgtataaataataaaaatacacaactttgctgaacatagtatacctctatgtttccttgtttacgaactgtagaactttgattataaaaaataccctgattttgaccccgaattactcgactaccaacagacggatacattttaaacattttacatttgctggtagttttgctgcacacagacaccatttttccatatgaagaaacgaaagaaaattccagttggggccaattgcggtacacctcacatgctacttgtttcgtttctgtgatgtcgctttatgctaatctattttcctaacaatttaaagtaataatgcattgaataattctgacattttgctcataacaagtttattgaagaatatacgttagtatatacgtaatatacgatttgtaactatataacaatatggcattcaaaaacctacatatggtgtacaaaatacaacaacgtgagtaaccgaaggctcataaaaattgatgaaatttattcaagagaactttattgttgtgaatcaaatagaatggcactACAGGAAAATATGCATAGTTCATAAACcttttaactagacctttactacgcaatgtatatgttaaagaataatatttcatcttacaccttacttttacttgcacttaccctcattagtaacaacttactcagcaatttcatgagaaaagaaactatcaaaatttataagtgcttttatttgtttcaaattttgtaaacttattcaatttccaaaaatttcatgtaaaccaaacgtgtcgatttctatctcaaattgcaagtaagacggtataacaaaggttcctttcaccactaggtggattaaatcaggtttttaaattatggcgatggctgtcaagcagcgaaagcttaaccggttttagtgctgttttcagcagagggtgatacgactacttgagtttataacttAATTCTTATAACGGTtgtgaaaacattctgaggagtgggccacttggtcagaatgCAGTTttttagcggtcatcagaaagttctggtggagctcatagttttattagcggttttattaaattggtcatgaaaaccactatacgaacgtactagaacttggaattgttacttgggtatgcatcatcgacatttttaccgaacgctcggctgttgagatttcgcttttttttaagtgtgtaggattaaaaatgttaatgagttgattttctcAAATAAATTTAAACAAACTTTTCTTAATCCTcgagcaacatcgtaaaaacggtgcgatcaagctaatgactatttttttcatgaaagtacatttaaAGAAGCTCAATTTttatttacatgcaaaaataattgtcTGAATCCTGCTTAGAAAAAGTCcagtttctattttttattccaCATATTTAACACTATATTATTTTTTCctttcagatatattacaaaattgaagttAAGCAAGTAAATTCCTCATTGGAAAATTTTGGGATCAATCCTTTTGTTTAATTGCTGAACTTTTTTATTCCTGGTCAAGAGGTTTCATCAGGACAATATAGAGTTTACCATAAAGGAAGGATAACGAGGGGCCTGAGAAAAAACCCATGTTTAAGTCACCTGACATCGAGTGgcctaattctactaggtttcgaacccacgaccactggcttgtcaaagcagactcagtAACCTGGCGGCCCTATTGCCtccctctcccagtcgagatatCAACGTGCGAACtggattatttattttattaatttccAAAATTTCCATTTAATGACCTCCTTTATGAAATGCTCTATATGAAAGTTTTAATAAAGGGATATGTATAAGTGGTAGTTCCCATAGCTCTGGGGATAGCTTCGTCGATCGGCAGATTCTCACGGATCAGATTGAATATCTTTTCTGGTTGGGTTACAGTATATTGCGTCTTTTCTATTGTCCACCGTTTCCATTCTTTCGTAAAGTGAATTGAACAGTTGTACAGTTATTGAGATATTGTGTAGGATATTTTGGATACATTTATTTGATACTTCGGTCACAAATTATTAATCCAATTAGATGGTTAAATCGACTCGATAGGGCTATAAACCTCGTCGAATCCACTAGTAAATAATTGGTAATGTGTAACAAAACGGTTGAACGGATGAATAATAATAAATCAAAAGGTGGCCCTAGGAGAATCCGGTAATTATGTGTAAATCATTCGTAGGAGTGGCTTTATTTACATTGTCATAGTTCAATGTCCAAacttttgttgtttgttgtattGTCCAACACTCCGTTGCTCGTCACTCGTTGTCTCACCTCCTAGGGGGTAGGTACGGTGTTATGTTTTGGAGGTTTGCCTGCAATACACATGATCGTAGGAACGGATGACGTGTAAGCATTCAATTTGTGCAGTACAATTATCGGTTGACTCTCGTACGGTACGGGGCGAAAACATTATTATCAAATCATAATATGGAGACTAATCTATAGTGCTCATTCGCAAAGTTTGGGTTAGTAATCAAAGAGTACGCAGACGACTAATCCGGAGTCAGACCTATCTTTTAATAAAGCTGAATGGCAGCTTTATAGCGATTATCAAAAAACTGTAATCGAGATTTTTGTTTCAATAAATTTAAGATCATGGATATCGATCCAACTCTTGTAGAGAGTTTTTTCTTGCAGTTAAAATATGTACCTAATCTTATAAGCTAGAGTCGATTTTCATAAACTAACAGATGTAAATGACCCCGCTGTATAATTCCCCGAACTGGGAATCTGCTATAAAAGTGTTAAGTACTTTCAACGAATGTGCTCAATGGTGTGAAAAGCGTTTAGATAACAATTAATAACCGCTTTCGAGTGAATATGTGAAGGCTAGGTTAACTTAGGAAAGGTGTCAACATAGTTGGGTAACTCCATCTCCAGGAATATTTCCCGCCTCCCAACCTTCATTTAACAGTATCTAATTAATGCCACActacattttttgataaataatgAATATTACTTGCATCGTTGATATTCGTTGGGTGACATCGTTTTTTATCGATTTAAGCCAGAGGCTCGTGTCGTTATCGTCGTTGTTATTAATTAACagtattcaaattaaaaataaattggaTTAAACCGGCATCCAGAGTTAGGCTACTGATTTCAACTATATCAAAACGTTGCTTTTTATACATGCGAGCAACATGGTACCTACTTCTAACCCATATGGCGTGCGAATCTATGTGTGAATCGCCTTAAAATAGAAAGTATGTCACAAACCATTAAGGGAAATCAATCAAATTCACACATTtcgataaataaatttaaagttaTCCGAGATAATCTGATCAGTTTGATCAGATTGAGTGCAATGGATGGATGTGCCGCAGTTAAAATGACTTCGTCGTCGtttgcaaaaattattttaacgtTCCTTAGTTTTATCGTAATTGTTCAAGGATCACTCGTCAATGATAGCATCCCCCGCGATGATGGTGAAGGTCGTTCGTTGTTGTTCCCTTCGTCAAGTATTATGCAGGTAAGATACAGTAATTTTCGGACAAGTTGAAGAGTAATACGATACTTGCTTACAGATGTCGATTTGTACCAGCTCCGGAACACCCTTTTTCGTGCCGAAAAAACCCTACCCCTACCGACGATTGGGTATCAACATTGGTTTCCAAGCTAATTACCCATTACCGTATCGATTGATGGATTTTTACAAGTATCCTACCTGGGCGCGTGCCATTTCCGATATTGTCGTTGGCCGATTTATGCCGACCGAAGTCGTCACGGCCAGAGCCGCACGGAAGCGTCGCTCTAATAAACCGTTGAGTGCCGGTGAAATCTATCGCATGATTGATGAAGTGCTGCAATATTCCGGCTACGATAAGGATTGTCTCGTCAAGAGCGTGTGCGAGCTGGCTCACAGTCCGTTCCACAACGTCCAGGATGATTTGTACGCCGAGATTTTGGAGTTCTTTTTGACGTGAGTATCAATCAGATTTCACTAGCTTCGCTTGAataacaaaattttttaaatgcgtcaGTCACCGTCATTATCTTAGTTCTGCTAGTTCAAATgatatttgaatacaatttcagGCCATCGGAGCATCAATCGTTTGATCCTTCAGAGCGAGCGATGCAAGTGAAGTACGAATCTGCCGAACAAATGGGAAAAGAAGGAGCTGATTGTGACTTGCTGTATCCTAAATGCCGACACTCGCTCTTGAGCACCGTGACTGACTTTATGGATAACCCATCGAATACGATCAAATAAACTCGATTGACATTTTGTTAAACaattgatttatttcgattcccATACACACTTGCTAAGTTCAAAGTAAGTATGATCGGATGGAGATACTTGAATATTACTGTCAGTAATTTACTGATTAGAAACATTAAGATCCCATACGAGCGGAGCTTTGTAACATTGGCGATAACCGCTGTTACTTGAATGTTTTTAATTTACGTAATCTTAGTAAAACCTTAGCAAACGGCTGTgaggtctgtcgataaagatgggtcacCCCACGGACTTTCTttagtaaaaaaaagaaaaaaaataacatcTAGCCAGTTTGGAGTCTTAAaactaattaatttttattcaaaaagttagcCTATCGCTGAGGCCATGCATTCTGTATATCGAAACGCGATGTGACTTGCTACCGTAAAAAAATGACCTGTTGCGCTACAGTTctcaacaaaaaaaatacacaagAGCCAACAGCAAAAATGCTTTACTAACTCGAAAGGTTACGAAACTGTGTcaatacccaagcaacaatgtgagttttattgtactcttacggtggtcttcaagtccaattttggtcttaaatgccatcataagagtgtaataaaacccaaattgttacttgggtaatattGCATGAAAAGGTTTTGTTATGCGCGGAACTAGAAACACTATACCGCTGCCAGTTTAAAATCCGGATTCAGCATATGTTTAATAAGAGCGCGTGGAGCAGGGACGCTacatctcccccccccccccccccttacagAGCTGCAAGTTACCTCAGAAGGAAATTGTGAGCAGCAACTAGCGTAAAATAATAGGGAACCACCGCGGTAATATTCGTTCGTTCTTTACTGATAGTATTTACATCTACATTTTCGGATTTTTAACTCAGGGAATTTGAAATAGatgattgaattttatttttagtactTTCTTCTAGCTACATGTTACTATAAAGATCAGTATTATTACGTCTTTTCATTGCGTATTCATTAAACTCCTTTACTTCAGCTATAAAAATTTCAATATGACTTCCATCTTAATTTACAAGTTTTTATTTACGTTATTAGACTTCAAGAAAGGCTTTAATACAATTCTCTTTACGGGTTTTACGTTTCAAATTGTAGAAAAACAAGATCTTATTCGTTTAAACTTATTATCTAATGCTTTTCTGTAGTAAATCTTTTTCCTTAGTAAATATTACATACAATATTATTCGTTGTTACAATCAAGAAGTGCTTTCGCCCTTTTGGTTATGTCagcacaaaaataagtaattcaagtctctttgtagttttttattataCAAAACTTTATGCCATAATTTCCCATAATTAATACCCGCACCAAACTCCAGTTCGATAGTACTCTTCATTGTCGACGACCTGTCATCGTCCTCCAGGTCACTGTGTTCATAGTGTAGAGTTTTGAGCCTAGCGCCGATTCTTCCCCAGCGTACGATTCTTCCATGTCATCTAGGCGTCTCGATATCAACTGAgttcaccatagagctgtgcatCGAAGATCGTTCTAaacactcgtctttcgaaaactccgagcagtcgcaggtcctcctcgagcattgtccatgtttcatgcccgtagagaacctCCAAATCTCActgctggtatcattgtccgccgttacctgtgagccaaggtagacaaattcgtcaactacctcaaGCTCATCGCCGATGATCGTTACATTACTGCCagtatgtactttgttttagacgtatttacctttaacccaatcttttcttcttcgcgctttagtctggtgtactgttcaaccaccgccacagatgtgctgccgataatatccatgtcatcgacaaagcagacgaattgccTGGATTTGTTGAATAAACTTGACAATCCATCCAAAAtacgaacacagcactgtgtaccatccaccgtagattgaatcagtttgataagcTTTCTAGGGAATCTGTTCTCATccatgattttttttagttcTCTCCGGtagatggtatcatatgcggctttggagtcaacgaacaaatggtgcgtggtaactctgtattcatggcccttttggaggatttgccgcagtgtaaatatttgatccgttgtagaccgaccatcGACGAAGCCGTCTTGATAAGTtctcacaaatctgttcgcaattggtgatagtcggcggaaaatgatttggaacaGCACTGTATAGGCGGCATTAAGAATCGCtcaatagttctcacagtccaacttgtagccttttttgtagatcgggtagATAACCCCATTTTTCCACTCCTGCGATAgctgttctgtatcccaaattctagctATTAGCTGATGCATACAAACAGCCGCTTTTCTAGCTGatttattgttatattgctGCATAATGGCTTCCTTAACTTcgtctatcgttggggctgggaTCCGGGatttttattcttattcttatttttttaaattattcttattcaagcagtctagtcgtgcagtcgggtcaagcagttcagtcgaccagttaagtcgaacagttcagtcgtgcagttaaatcgagcagtccagtcgaacagtttaatcgagcagttaagtctagTAGTCCAGTctagtagttgagtcgagtagtccagtcgaacagttta is part of the Sabethes cyaneus chromosome 2, idSabCyanKW18_F2, whole genome shotgun sequence genome and harbors:
- the LOC128736441 gene encoding uncharacterized protein LOC128736441 yields the protein MTSSSFAKIILTFLSFIVIVQGSLVNDSIPRDDGEGRSLLFPSSSIMQMSICTSSGTPFFVPKKPYPYRRLGINIGFQANYPLPYRLMDFYKYPTWARAISDIVVGRFMPTEVVTARAARKRRSNKPLSAGEIYRMIDEVLQYSGYDKDCLVKSVCELAHSPFHNVQDDLYAEILEFFLTPSEHQSFDPSERAMQVKYESAEQMGKEGADCDLLYPKCRHSLLSTVTDFMDNPSNTIK